A genomic window from Camelina sativa cultivar DH55 chromosome 2, Cs, whole genome shotgun sequence includes:
- the LOC104737328 gene encoding histone H4, which translates to MSGRGKGGKGLGKGGAKRHRKVLRDNIQGITKPAIRRLARRGGVKRISGLIYEETRGVLKIFLENVIRDAVTYTEHARRKTVTAMDVVYALKRQGRTLYGFGG; encoded by the coding sequence atgtcgggTCGTGGAAAGGGAGGAAAAGGTTTGGGGAAAGGAGGAGCGAAGCGTCACAGGAAGGTTCTGAGAGACAACATCCAAGGAATCACTAAGCCTGCGATCCGGAGGTTGGCTCGTAGAGGTGGAGTCAAGCGTATCAGTGGTCTCATCTACGAAGAGACTCGTGGTGTACTCAAGATCTTTTTGGAGAACGTGATCCGTGATGCTGTGACCTACACCGAGCACGCTAGGAGGAAGACTGTTACCGCCATGGATGTTGTCTACGCTCTCAAGAGGCAAGGAAGGACTCTTTACGGATTCGGCGGTTAA
- the LOC104737348 gene encoding two-component response regulator-like PRR37: MCGHVSSSITSGENCPCFIYSENIVAPPLLHDDDHSHHHQFQPPTPLPLLMMSHNSLFAAEAVSGFGYFDSCMNGGGGSSSCDSPSSMGSGGDSLVMQRSVSSHNGFSGNYAPAHDFVNDDDGPVRRALSAGDLPRSSRRESSAVWSESNAIIEGMSKAYKYSPEEKKEKIEKYRSKRNLRNFNKRIKYECRKTLADSRPRIRGRFARNDEMSQQEQVDVMEAVVGDVDTWASFLDSFTANHFLN, encoded by the exons ATGTGTGGACACGTCAGCTCTTCCATCACCTCCGGCGAAAATTGTCCATGTTTCATATACTCCGAAAACATAGTTGCTCCTCCTCTGCTGCATGATGATGatcattctcatcatcatcagtttcagCCTCCTAcgcctcttcctcttcttatgATGAGCCACAACTCTCTATTCGCTGCCGAGGCCGTTTCAGGGTTCGGTTACTTTGATTCTTGCATGAACGGTGGTGGCGGAAGCAGCAGTTGCGACTCGCCGAGCTCTATGGGGAGCGGTGGAGATAGTCTTGTTATGCAGAGGAGTGTTAGTAGCCATAATGGCTTTTCCGGTAATTATGCGCCGGCCCACGATTTCGTTAACGATGATGATGGGCCAGTGAGACGGGCCCTTAGCGCCGGAGATCTACCA agAAGTAGCAGAAGAGAGAGCAGTGCGGTGTGGAGTGAAAGCAATGCAATCATAGAAGGAATGAGCAAAGCCTACAAGTACAGCCCcgaggaaaagaaagagaagatcgAGAAATATCGTAGCAAACGAAACCTTAGGAATTTCAACAAGAGGATTAag tATGAATGCAGGAAGACATTAGCGGACAGTAGGCCAAGAATAAGAGGGAGATTTGCAAGAAACGATGAGATGTCACAACAAGAACAAGTTGATGTTATGGAAGCCGTGGTTGGAGATGTCGACACGTGGGCatcttttcttgattctttcacGGCTAATCACTTCCTTAACTAA
- the LOC104737338 gene encoding uncharacterized protein LOC104737338 isoform X1, with protein sequence MGFFDLSIPYNEPPRSGGKEVAGGKALRLKLATKAMELGYVGIAHNRSIKGVMSDKDSCTIPLLTLGSLIKVAPRLASSVGFHRDLLGVPRATPFRQYTRLTVHVESNAQCQSLNSGNPILKSYDIIAVRPMNQNAFDYACEKAEVDMISIDFTDKMLFRLKHPMVKAAIQRGIYFEIKYSDFLMDAQTRRQVISNAKLLVDWTRGKNLIISSGAPSVTEIRGPNDVINLMSLLGLCSERARAAISKNCRNMIAKVLKKKRFHKEAVRVELLSSGDTFSLDQPLSGDCMKWDPLSSGEGDMLLDDLAKAFDATNVVAHKSSKAIDFASVLDGLPTHGFRVGDIVGTEPLTQPPAAMVIDAQVHSNQVSEVPIAVAASSDDNPQEIETTTQIDTHISEDDSKVEPTTNVLREEAITLRKCSASQGQGVLVKNQTAASFTLIRCTKSDAASDVSMNIESTSEGGSMSPSKSDHGISQSPVKVINMGKTAFDEVSVDENNKERVNTGHTSNNEMHITEPGHHASIDEEKHITEPEHHTSIADEMKIDYMEVTVEDQKHETGDSNINLPNLSSETTDLLRESGKSLSPEAVGQEHDQVSRLESKETELEEEEASVPYDNTVEITMEESTTEDKNEGKTETETNHQSQVQSSGSNNDTISGKTQAKRSRVRLPRLVPFKPFLLQSRFKRISRKKKT encoded by the exons ATGGGATTCTTCGATCTAAGTATTCCGTACAATGAGCCGCCACGATCAGGCGGTAAGGAAGTCGCCGGCGGGAAAGCCTTACGTTTGAAGCTCGCCACGAAAGCCATGGAGCTGGGCTACGTTGGGATCGCACATAATCGTTCGATCAAAGGCGTGATGTCTGACAAGGACTCGTGTACGATCCCTCTTCTCACTCTTGGATCACTTATCAAAGTCGCTCCGCGGTTAGCTTCTTCTGTTGGGTTCCATCGCGATTTACTCGGCGTTCCGCGAGCTACTCCGTTTCGGCAGTACACGCGTCTCACGGTTCATGTTGAGAGTAATGCTCAGTGTCAGAGTTTGAATTCTGGGAATCCGATTTTAAAGAGTTATGATATTATTGCTGTTAGGCCGATGAATCAGAACGCCTTCGATTATGCTTGTGAGAAAGCTGAG GTTGATATGATTTCGATTGATTTCACAGACAAGATGTTATTCCGATTGAAGCATCCAATGGTTAAAGCTGCTATTCAG CGAGGGATTTACTTTGAAATCAAGTACTCTGATTTCCTTATGGATGCTCAAACAAGGAGACAAGTTATATCGAATGCTaag TTACTGGTGGATTGGACGAGGGGGAAGAATCTGATTATATCAAGTGGTGCTCCTTCAGTCACAGAAATTAGAGGTCCAAACGATGTTATAAATCTCATGTCCTTGCTTGGACTCTGTTCTGAAAGAGCCAGAGCTGccatttcaaaaaattgtag GAATATGATAGCCaaggttttaaagaaaaaacggTTCCACAAAGAAGCTGTCAGGGTTGAATTACTTTCTTCTGGTGATACATTTAGCCTCGACCAGCCTCTGTCTGGAGATTGCATGAAATGGGATCCCCTTTCGAGTGGTGAAGGTGACATGCTTTTGGATGATCTTGCAAAGGCTTTTGATGCCACAAATGTTGTGGCGCACAAATCCTCTAAGGCTATTGATTTCGCCTCTGTTCTCGATGGCTTGCCAACACATGGTTTCCGGGTTGGGGATATTGTAGGAACTGAACCATTGACTCAGCCTCCTGCAGCTATGGTGATTGACGCACAGGTGCACAGTAATCAAGTTTCTGAAGTACCTATTGCTGTGGCAGCTTCATCTGATGATAATCCTCAGGAAATCGAAACCACAACCCAAATTGACACGCACATATCTGAAGATGACAGTAAGGTGGAACCTACTACAAATGTCCTCAGGGAAGAAGCAATTACCCTAAGGAAATGCAGTGCTAGCCAAGGCCAGGGGGTTTTGGTGAAAAACCAAACAGCTGCTTCCTTTACACTGATAAGATGTACAAAGTCAGATGCAGCTTCGGATGTTAGCATGAACATTGAGTCGACTTCCGAAGGTGGATCAATGTCACCATCAAAAAGCGATCATGGGATCTCACAAAGTCCTGTTAAAGTGATAAACATGGGAAAGACTGCTTTCGATGAAGTCTCAGTGGacgaaaacaacaaagaaagagtTAACACTGGTCATACTAGTAATAATGAGATGCATATCACTGAGCCTGGCCACCACGCATCCATTGATGAAGAGAAGCATATCACTGAGCCTGAACACCACACATCCATTGCTGATGAGATGAAAATTGATTACATGGAGGTGACAGTGGAAGACCAGAAGCATGAAACAGGTGACAGTAATATTAATCTTCCTAACTTATCCTCTGAGACTACCGATTTGCTAAGAGAATCAGGTAAATCTCTCAGTCCAGAGGCGGTTGGACAAGAAcacgaccaagtatcaagattAGAGTCCAAGGAGACAGAGCTTGAGGAAGAGGAGGCATCAGTGCCATACGACAACACTGTTGAGATAACAATGGAAGAGTCAACAACTGAAGACAAGAATGAAGGAAAGACTGAAACTGAAACTAATCACCAATCCCAAGTCCAATCCTCTGGAAGTAACAATGACACAATATCAG GTAAAACGCAAGCTAAGAGGAGTAGAGTTCGATTACCGCGACTAGTGCCTTTCAAGCCTTTTCTACTCCAGTCAAGATTCAAACGGATCagtagaaaaaagaaaacatag
- the LOC104756551 gene encoding uncharacterized protein LOC104756551: MDTFIMVSFMTMMLFSTSELTRAANLLVSNELHTRGDVPVFVTCHPAPQLSKRVPLGQKSLIEIPTTASNDTVDEKVAGSRVWQPTTCIGTFYREAHFEMHERPYVLYESDKDAKECKNSCFVVVKDDGFYRWNNNKRIWDKIFPIIWY; this comes from the exons atggaCACTTTTATAATGGTCTCGTTCATGACCATGATGCTCTTTTCTACGTCCGAATTAACACGTGCCGCCAATCTTCTCGTGTCCAATGAGCTGCat ACACGTGGTGATGTTCCCGTCTTCGTCACGTGCCACCCTGCCCCTCAGCTGTCGAAACGTGTACCATTGGGTCAAAAGTCGTTGATAGAGATCCCAACCACAGCTAGCAATGATACCGTTGATGAGAAGGTGGCGGGATCTAGAGTGTGGCAGCCAACGACTTGCATAGGAACGTTTTACAGGGAAGCACATTTCGAGATGCACGAGAGACCGTACGTTTTGTACGAATCGGACAAAGATGCTAAGGAGTGTAAAAACTCGTGTTTCGTCGTTGTCAAAGACGATGGATTTTATCGttggaacaacaacaagagaatCTGGGACAAGATTTTTCCGATCATTTGGTATTAG
- the LOC104737367 gene encoding putative respiratory burst oxidase homolog protein H produces MKNNTPPEDSTKWMLESVEIDSMGEGSSKGPDINLNKNEGFLKKNASRNFGASIIRSLSVSNWRKSGNLGSPSTRKSGNLGPPTNALPKKTGPQRVERTTSSAARGLQSLRFLDRTVTGRERDAWKSIENRFNQFSVDGKLPKEKFGVCIGMGDTMEFAAEVYEALGRRRQIETENGIDKEQLKLFWEDMIKKDLDCRLQIFFDMCDKNGDGKLTEEEVKEVIVLSASANRLGNLKKNAAAYASLIMEELDPDHKGYIEMWQLEILLTGMVTNADADKMKKSQTLTRAMIPERYRTPMSKYVSVTGELMHENWKKIWVLVLWIIINVYLFMWKYEEFMRNPLYNITGRCVCAAKGAAETLKLNMALILIPVCRKTLTILRSTFLNRVVPFDDNINFHKVIAYMIAFQALLHTALHIFCNYPRLSSCSYDVFLTYAGSALGNTQPSYLGLMTTSVSITGVLMIFFMGFSFTLAMHYFRRNIVKLPKPFSVLAGFNAFWYAHHLLVLAYVLLIIHGYILIIEKPWYQKTTWMYVAVPMLFYASERLFSRLLQEHSHRVNVIKAIVYSGNVLALYVTKPPGFKYKSGMYMFVKCPDLSKFEWHPFSITSAPGDDYLSVHIRALGDWTTELRSRFAKTCEPTQAAAKPKPNSLMRMETRAAGVNPHIEESQVLFPKIFIKGPYGAPAQNYQKFDILLLVGLGIGATPFISILKDMLNHLKPGIPKSGQKYEESVGGSSVAGDSVSGGGGKKFPQRAYFFWVTREQASFDWFKGVMDDIAEFDKTHVIEMHNYLTSMYEAGDARSALIAMVQKLQHAKNGVDIVSESRIRTHFARPNWRKVFSELSSKHEACRIGVFYCGSPTLVRPLRELCQEFSLESSTRFTFHKENF; encoded by the exons atGAAAAATAATACTCCTCCCGAGGATTCAACAAAATGGATGTTAGAGAGTGTAGAGATCGATTCAATGGGTGAAGGTTCGTCTAAAGGACCCGACATTAACCTCAACAAGAACGAAGGTTTTCTTAAGAAGAACGCGTCAAGAAATTTTGGTGCATCGATAATCCGATCGTTGAGCGTTTCAAACTGGAGAAAGAGCGGTAATCTCGGGTCTCCGAGCACAAGGAAAAGCGGGAACCTAGGGCCTCCGACCAATGCGTTGCCCAAGAAGACAGGTCCACAAAGAGTGGAGAGGACAACATCTAGCGCCGCTAGGGGACTTCAGAGCTTGCGGTTCCTTGATCGGACGGTCACCGGACGGGAACGTGACGCATGGAAATCGATTGAGAACCGGTTTAATCAGTTCTCTGTTGACGGCAAGTTGCCCAAAGAGAAGTTCGGCGTCTGCATTG GAATGGGAGACACAATGGAGTTTGCGGCAGAAGTTTATGAGGCATTGGGACGGAGAAGACAAATAGAGACTGAAAACGGTATTGACAAAGAACAACTGAAGCTGTTTTGGGAAGACATGATCAAGAAAGACCTTGATTGTCGTCTTCAGATTTTCTTCGACAT GTGTGACAAGAACGGAGATGGTAAGCTCACGGAAGAGGAAGTGAAAGAAGTCATAGTCTTGAGCGCCTCCGCGAACCGCCTCGGGAATTTGAAAAAGAACGCTGCGGCTTATGCGTCTTTGATTATGGAAGAACTCGACCCTGATCACAAGGGATACATAGAG ATGTGGCAGTTAGAAATACTATTAACAGGAATGGTGACAAATGCTGATGCTGATAAGATGAAGAAATCGCAAACTCTGACACGCGCGATGATCCCAGAGCGGTACAGAACCCCAATGAGCAAATACGTTTCGGTAACTGGGGAACTGATGCATGAGAACTGGAAAAAAATATGGGTACTCGTCTTGTGGATCATTATCAATGTTTATCTATTCATGTGGAAGTACGAAGAGTTCATGCGAAACCCTCTATACAATATCACCGGACGCTGTGTTTGCGCTGCTAAAGGAGCAGCCGAAACGCTTAAACTGAACATggctctgattttgataccAGTATGTAGAAAAACCCTAACGATCCTTAGGTCAACGTTTTTGAACCGCGTCGTCCCATTCGACGACAATATTAACTTCCACAAGGTGATTGCATATATGATCGCTTTCCAAGCTTTGCTCCACACGGCACTTCACATCTTCTGTAACTACCCTAGGTTAAGCTCGTGCTCCTACGACGTGTTCTTGACGTACGCGGGATCTGCCTTGGGAAATACGCAACCGAGTTACCTCGGTTTAATGACGACTTCAGTGTCGATCACGGgagttttaatgattttcttcATGGGATTCTCATTTACGCTCGCGATGCATTACTTTAGAAGGAACATAGTGAAATTGCCTAAACCGTTTAGCGTTCTTGCTGGTTTTAATGCGTTTTGGTATGCTCATCATTTGTTGGTTCTTGCTTATGTTCTTCTCATCATCCATGGTTACATCCTTATCATCGAGAAGCCTTGGTACCAAAAGACG ACATGGATGTATGTGGCCGTACCGATGCTGTTCTACGCGAGTGAGAGGCTTTTCTCACGTCTCCTACAAGAACACAGCCACCGTGTCAACGTTATTAAG GCTATTGTATATTCGGGCAACGTTCTTGCACTTTACGTGACCAAACCTCCCGGATTCAAATACAAAAGTGGCATGTACATGTTTGTCAAGTGTCCTGATCTGTCAAAGTTTGAATG GCATCCATTCTCCATTACTTCCGCACCAGGGGATGACTATTTAAGTGTTCACATAAGAGCCTTAGGAGATTGGACTACTGAACTTAGGAGCAGATTTGCAAAG acATGCGAACCCACTCAAGCAGCTGctaaacctaaaccaaacaGTCTTATGAGGATGGAAACAAGAGCAGCGGGTGTGAATCCTCACATTGAAGAATCACAAGTCTT ATTccctaaaattttcattaaaggACCGTATGGAGCTCCGGCACAAAACTATCAGAAGTTCGACATCCTCTTACTAGTTGGCCTAGGGATTGGAGCAACTCCATTCATTAGCATTTTGAAAGACATGTTAAACCATCTAAAACCGGGGATTCCCAAAAGT GGGCAAAAGTACGAAGAAAGTGTAGGAGGATCGAGTGTAGCAGGTGATAGTGTTAGTGGTGGAGGAGGCAAAAAGTTTCCACAAAgagcatattttttttgggtgacAAGAGAACAAGCTTCATTTGATTGGTTCAAGGGAGTTATGGATGACATCGCCGAATTTGATAAAACC CATGTGATAGAAATGCACAACTACTTAACAAGTATGTACGAAGCGGGAGATGCAAGATCTGCCCTGATCGCCATGGTTCAGAAACTTCAACATGCAAAGAATGGTGTTGATATTGTCTCCGAAAGCCGT ATACGAACACATTTCGCAAGACCTAATTGGAGAAAAGTTTTTTCTGAATTGTCAAGCAAACACGAAGCTTGTCGAATAG GTGTATTCTACTGTGGAAGCCCAACATTGGTTAGACCACTTAGAGAACTTTGTCAGGAGTTTAGTCTCGAGTCATCCACTCGTTTTACTTTCCACAAGGAAAACTTCTAA
- the LOC104737338 gene encoding uncharacterized protein LOC104737338 isoform X2 encodes MGFFDLSIPYNEPPRSGGKEVAGGKALRLKLATKAMELGYVGIAHNRSIKGVMSDKDSCTIPLLTLGSLIKVAPRLASSVGFHRDLLGVPRATPFRQYTRLTVHVESNAQCQSLNSGNPILKSYDIIAVRPMNQNAFDYACEKAEVDMISIDFTDKMLFRLKHPMVKAAIQRGIYFEIKYSDFLMDAQTRRQVISNAKLLVDWTRGKNLIISSGAPSVTEIRGPNDVINLMSLLGLCSERARAAISKNCRNMIAKVLKKKRFHKEAVRVELLSSGDTFSLDQPLSGDCMKWDPLSSGEGDMLLDDLAKAFDATNVVAHKSSKAIDFASVLDGLPTHGFRVGDIVGTEPLTQPPAAMVIDAQVHSNQVSEVPIAVAASSDDNPQEIETTTQIDTHISEDDSKVEPTTNVLREEAITLRKCSASQGQGVLVKNQTAASFTLIRCTKSDAASDVSMNIESTSEGGSMSPSKSDHGISQSPVKVINMGKTAFDEVSVDENNKERVNTGHTSNNEMHITEPGHHASIDEEKHITEPEHHTSIADEMKIDYMEVTVEDQKHETVQRRLDKNTTKYQD; translated from the exons ATGGGATTCTTCGATCTAAGTATTCCGTACAATGAGCCGCCACGATCAGGCGGTAAGGAAGTCGCCGGCGGGAAAGCCTTACGTTTGAAGCTCGCCACGAAAGCCATGGAGCTGGGCTACGTTGGGATCGCACATAATCGTTCGATCAAAGGCGTGATGTCTGACAAGGACTCGTGTACGATCCCTCTTCTCACTCTTGGATCACTTATCAAAGTCGCTCCGCGGTTAGCTTCTTCTGTTGGGTTCCATCGCGATTTACTCGGCGTTCCGCGAGCTACTCCGTTTCGGCAGTACACGCGTCTCACGGTTCATGTTGAGAGTAATGCTCAGTGTCAGAGTTTGAATTCTGGGAATCCGATTTTAAAGAGTTATGATATTATTGCTGTTAGGCCGATGAATCAGAACGCCTTCGATTATGCTTGTGAGAAAGCTGAG GTTGATATGATTTCGATTGATTTCACAGACAAGATGTTATTCCGATTGAAGCATCCAATGGTTAAAGCTGCTATTCAG CGAGGGATTTACTTTGAAATCAAGTACTCTGATTTCCTTATGGATGCTCAAACAAGGAGACAAGTTATATCGAATGCTaag TTACTGGTGGATTGGACGAGGGGGAAGAATCTGATTATATCAAGTGGTGCTCCTTCAGTCACAGAAATTAGAGGTCCAAACGATGTTATAAATCTCATGTCCTTGCTTGGACTCTGTTCTGAAAGAGCCAGAGCTGccatttcaaaaaattgtag GAATATGATAGCCaaggttttaaagaaaaaacggTTCCACAAAGAAGCTGTCAGGGTTGAATTACTTTCTTCTGGTGATACATTTAGCCTCGACCAGCCTCTGTCTGGAGATTGCATGAAATGGGATCCCCTTTCGAGTGGTGAAGGTGACATGCTTTTGGATGATCTTGCAAAGGCTTTTGATGCCACAAATGTTGTGGCGCACAAATCCTCTAAGGCTATTGATTTCGCCTCTGTTCTCGATGGCTTGCCAACACATGGTTTCCGGGTTGGGGATATTGTAGGAACTGAACCATTGACTCAGCCTCCTGCAGCTATGGTGATTGACGCACAGGTGCACAGTAATCAAGTTTCTGAAGTACCTATTGCTGTGGCAGCTTCATCTGATGATAATCCTCAGGAAATCGAAACCACAACCCAAATTGACACGCACATATCTGAAGATGACAGTAAGGTGGAACCTACTACAAATGTCCTCAGGGAAGAAGCAATTACCCTAAGGAAATGCAGTGCTAGCCAAGGCCAGGGGGTTTTGGTGAAAAACCAAACAGCTGCTTCCTTTACACTGATAAGATGTACAAAGTCAGATGCAGCTTCGGATGTTAGCATGAACATTGAGTCGACTTCCGAAGGTGGATCAATGTCACCATCAAAAAGCGATCATGGGATCTCACAAAGTCCTGTTAAAGTGATAAACATGGGAAAGACTGCTTTCGATGAAGTCTCAGTGGacgaaaacaacaaagaaagagtTAACACTGGTCATACTAGTAATAATGAGATGCATATCACTGAGCCTGGCCACCACGCATCCATTGATGAAGAGAAGCATATCACTGAGCCTGAACACCACACATCCATTGCTGATGAGATGAAAATTGATTACATGGAGGTGACAGTGGAAGACCAGAAGCATGAAACAG TCCAGAGGCGGTTGGACAAGAAcacgaccaagtatcaagattAG